The Miscanthus floridulus cultivar M001 chromosome 7, ASM1932011v1, whole genome shotgun sequence genome includes a region encoding these proteins:
- the LOC136463388 gene encoding uncharacterized protein, whose translation MRQQQNILLGYLGENGGGGGIDSLLPPRVAVGPDENGVRKVIEYCFDDEGNKFEVVTTITPVGELTRAPTTRNPIKRNSIPSSADAMEDDAKSRLTNVSTKQILPERPHFTGNKAQERGVPMVPMECLICCSKGHHWTIKCPSRAQATVAMSPIADGPSPPREAVKRAYPVRSADRIRDDVKRIMNGDRCVRVTNLSKEAREHHLVDSFRIFGFVTHDYIPVDENGSSRGVGYVKFAHRREAESAIERVNGWVYENLTLQVGWAAPRLN comes from the exons ATGCGTCAGCAGCAGAACATACTGTTGGGCTATCTGGGTgagaacggcggcggcggcggcatcgacTCCCTGCTCCCGCCGCGGGTCGCCGTCGGGCCTGACGAGAACGGCGTCAGGAAGGTAATCGAGTACTGCTTCGACGACGAAGGCAACAAGTTCGAGGTCGTCACTACCATCACCCCTGTCGGCGAGCTCACGCGCGCCCCCACCACCAGGAACCCAATCAAGCGCAACTCGATACCCAGTTCCGCCGACGCCATGGAGGATGATGCTAAATCGCGGCTTACAAACGTGTCCACGAAACAGATCCTTCCCGAGCGTCCGCACTTCACAG GGAACAAAGCTCAGGAACGTGGTGTTCCAATGGTACCCATGGAGTGCTTGATCTGTTGCAGTAAGGGGCATCACTGGACCATAAAATGCCCCTCCCGAGCTCAAGCCACTGTGGCTATGTCTCCTATTGCTGATGGCCCTTCACCCCCAAGAGAAGCTGTCAAGCGAGCATATCCTGTGAGAAGTGCTGATAGAATCAGAGATGATGTGAAGAGGATTATGAATGGTGACAGATGTGTCCGGGTGACCAATCTTTCAAAGGAGGCTCGTGAACATCATCTTGTTGATTCGTTCCGTATATTTGGCTTTGTGACCCATGATTATATTCCTGTGGATGAGAATGGATCAAGCAGGGGAGTTGGCTATGTCAAATTTGCTCATAGACGTGAAGCTGAGTCTGCCATCGAAAGGGTCAATGGGTGGGTTTATGAAAACCTTACTCTCCAAGTTGGGTGGGCAGCACCAAGGCTGAACTAG